Proteins encoded by one window of Ignavibacteriota bacterium:
- a CDS encoding type II toxin-antitoxin system HicB family antitoxin has product MKDYHINIFFSDEDGGYIADIPDLKYCSAFGNTPEEALQEVMIAKKLWLESSKINETKIPKPRYRPAHYQLA; this is encoded by the coding sequence ATGAAGGATTACCACATAAACATTTTTTTTAGTGATGAAGATGGTGGTTATATTGCTGATATACCCGATTTAAAATATTGTTCGGCATTTGGCAATACACCCGAAGAGGCATTGCAGGAAGTAATGATAGCAAAGAAACTATGGCTTGAATCATCAAAAATCAACGAAACAAAAATACCCAAACCAAGGTACAGACCAGCTCATTATCAATTAGCTTAA
- a CDS encoding phytoene/squalene synthase family protein codes for MNIESNFWESGDLLPAFRYSQSIIEHHAKSFSFASKFLPEPKRWGTYAVYNFCRYADNIIDNPRKRSNDELITELNELRRELDTAYKYRESEHPALKAFIATAKVFGIPKSYADDLLNGVEMDLTISEYQTFDELYVFCYRVASTVGLMMTYVLGFEGGQTTLNYAEKLGIAMQLTNILRDVADDTKLGRLYLPKADLIKFGVDTQSIINEDFTPELKIMMKFQVDRALKYYNESQIGISMLDKESRFAIQSASKIYGEILNKIIQNDYNPFLGRVYVTHNRKIQILFSELIGRFVKK; via the coding sequence ATGAATATAGAAAGCAACTTTTGGGAAAGCGGTGACCTGTTACCTGCTTTCCGATATTCGCAATCAATAATTGAACATCATGCCAAGAGCTTCTCTTTTGCTTCGAAATTTCTTCCTGAGCCAAAGAGATGGGGTACTTATGCCGTTTATAACTTTTGCCGATATGCAGACAATATAATTGATAATCCGCGTAAGCGCTCAAATGATGAACTGATCACCGAGCTAAACGAGCTTCGCCGCGAACTTGATACTGCTTATAAATACCGGGAATCTGAGCATCCTGCTCTGAAAGCATTTATAGCAACTGCAAAAGTTTTCGGAATACCCAAGTCCTATGCAGACGACCTGCTTAACGGTGTAGAAATGGACCTTACAATTTCAGAATATCAGACATTTGATGAACTGTATGTATTTTGTTATCGAGTTGCATCAACTGTAGGATTAATGATGACTTACGTGCTTGGTTTCGAAGGTGGTCAAACTACACTCAACTATGCCGAAAAACTTGGAATTGCAATGCAACTCACAAATATTCTCCGCGATGTTGCAGACGATACAAAGCTCGGAAGACTATATCTACCAAAAGCTGACTTAATTAAATTCGGAGTTGATACACAGTCTATTATCAATGAAGATTTTACACCTGAATTAAAAATAATGATGAAATTTCAGGTTGACAGGGCTCTAAAATACTATAATGAGTCTCAAATCGGAATAAGTATGCTCGATAAAGAATCGCGATTTGCAATTCAATCAGCAAGTAAAATTTATGGAGAAATTCTGAATAAGATTATCCAGAATGACTACAACCCTTTCTTAGGGCGGGTTTATGTCACTCATAACAGAAAAATTCAAATACTATTTTCCGAACTTATTGGAAGATTTGTAAAGAAATGA
- the radA gene encoding DNA repair protein RadA, whose product MKNKSVYECTQCGAKSPKWAGKCNTCGAWNSIVESQEFQGRVKIPQKTTKTEIISLSEISTEPDFRIKTGINEFDRVLGGGIIPGALILIGGDPGIGKSTLMLQMCSGLTAYKPLYITGEESLKQIKYRSGRLSNIPEELLLMSEVNMDNISSAILDSDSIVIIIDSIQSMYIPDVESSPGSISQVRECANVLMNISKQTGKAIFVVGHVTKDGMIAGPKILEHTVDTVLQFEGEKNYSYRILRSLKNRFGSTNEIGIFEMGESGLVEVKNPSEIFLASRTESESGVAVVSAIEGTRPILLEVQSLVTPTGYNVPQRNSNGFDYKRLQMILAVLEKKLGIVFRQNDVFVNIAGGLSINDISVDLGIAAAICSSFREIPIDKKTVLIGEVGLTGEIRSVSNVEQRVSEAEKLGFERVILPKPSVSKLSKKFKIEIIAPERMSQALSILFG is encoded by the coding sequence TTGAAAAATAAAAGCGTATATGAATGTACCCAATGCGGTGCAAAATCTCCCAAGTGGGCAGGCAAGTGCAATACCTGCGGAGCCTGGAATTCAATAGTGGAATCACAGGAATTTCAGGGAAGAGTAAAAATTCCACAGAAAACAACAAAAACTGAAATTATTTCTTTATCTGAAATATCAACAGAGCCTGATTTCAGGATAAAAACCGGTATAAATGAATTTGATCGTGTTTTGGGTGGAGGAATTATTCCGGGTGCACTTATTTTAATCGGAGGTGACCCCGGAATCGGCAAATCAACACTGATGCTCCAGATGTGTAGCGGGCTAACGGCTTATAAACCACTATATATAACCGGAGAAGAATCGCTTAAACAAATCAAATACCGCTCAGGAAGACTCAGCAATATACCTGAAGAACTTTTGCTGATGAGTGAAGTTAATATGGATAATATTTCATCGGCAATACTTGACAGCGATTCCATAGTTATCATAATTGATTCGATTCAATCCATGTATATTCCGGATGTAGAGTCCTCCCCGGGGAGTATTTCTCAAGTGCGAGAATGTGCAAATGTGCTGATGAATATTTCCAAACAAACCGGTAAGGCAATTTTTGTTGTTGGTCATGTTACTAAAGATGGTATGATTGCAGGACCAAAAATATTAGAGCACACGGTTGATACTGTATTGCAGTTCGAGGGTGAAAAAAATTATTCATACAGGATACTTCGATCGCTTAAAAATCGTTTCGGCTCGACTAATGAAATAGGAATTTTTGAGATGGGTGAAAGTGGGCTCGTTGAAGTGAAGAATCCATCCGAAATATTCCTTGCAAGTCGAACAGAAAGCGAATCAGGAGTTGCAGTTGTCTCAGCAATTGAAGGCACCAGACCAATTCTGCTCGAAGTGCAGAGTCTTGTGACTCCAACAGGTTATAATGTCCCCCAGAGAAACTCCAACGGATTTGATTACAAGCGATTACAAATGATACTGGCTGTGCTTGAAAAAAAACTTGGGATTGTATTCAGGCAAAATGATGTATTTGTCAACATTGCAGGCGGATTGTCTATTAATGATATCTCGGTTGATTTAGGAATTGCTGCAGCAATTTGCAGCTCATTTAGAGAGATTCCGATAGATAAAAAAACCGTATTAATCGGTGAAGTTGGCTTGACGGGCGAGATACGCTCAGTCAGCAATGTCGAACAAAGAGTTTCCGAAGCTGAGAAATTAGGATTTGAAAGGGTTATTTTACCAAAACCAAGTGTGAGCAAACTAAGTAAAAAGTTTAAAATAGAAATAATTGCACCAGAGCGAATGTCGCAGGCACTATCAATTCTTTTCGGATAG
- a CDS encoding leucine-rich repeat domain-containing protein: MLIKDSFYEEVPPEISLMSDLKELRIVGCLELNYNNLFDNLKKNNLIKLSLELNNLTTIPKNISELKTIEYVSFCNNFIEDVPKELLELNDLRILHLISNNILRFETFPNRSYSIEHLSLAQNNLKTLPQGIENLKNLKRLNLSDNPELELEDIIDFIDDFVELEMLFINGCKPPKGIPKNIEILKKVKYISGHDIFSIDELKKLREMGINISIPKTDW; the protein is encoded by the coding sequence TTGCTTATAAAGGACAGCTTCTACGAAGAAGTTCCTCCTGAAATATCTTTAATGAGTGATCTTAAAGAATTGAGAATTGTAGGATGTCTTGAACTTAATTATAATAATCTTTTTGATAATTTGAAAAAAAATAATTTAATCAAACTTTCCCTTGAATTAAATAATCTTACAACAATACCAAAAAATATTTCAGAATTAAAAACAATAGAATATGTATCTTTTTGTAATAATTTTATTGAAGATGTACCAAAAGAGTTGTTGGAATTAAATGATTTGCGAATTCTCCATTTGATATCTAATAATATTCTACGATTTGAAACTTTTCCAAACAGAAGTTATTCGATTGAACATTTGTCTTTAGCACAAAACAATTTAAAAACTTTGCCGCAAGGAATAGAAAATCTAAAGAATTTAAAACGATTAAATTTATCAGATAATCCTGAACTTGAGCTTGAAGATATAATTGATTTTATTGATGATTTTGTTGAATTAGAAATGTTGTTCATAAATGGTTGTAAACCTCCCAAAGGAATTCCAAAAAATATTGAAATTTTAAAAAAAGTAAAGTATATTTCCGGTCATGATATTTTTTCCATAGATGAACTAAAAAAATTAAGAGAGATGGGAATTAATATAAGTATTCCTAAAACTGATTGGTAA
- the crtI gene encoding phytoene desaturase has product MKRVTVIGSGFGGLAIAIRLQARGYEVTIIEKNEMVGGHAYQFSESGYTFDMGPSLVTAPEIIERIFNVAGEKSGDYLDFQALDPFYRIYFHDKTYIDYNGDAVKMKEQMAKFNRKDAEKYDEFIENSRKIYEEVIVKGLGAVPFTNLSTMAKFVPKALKIKAFHTAFGLASKYFEDFRHKFMFSFHPLFIGGNPFRVPAIYLMISYLEKSGGVWFTKGGMYSLVTALKNVFEKIGGKIITGTPVEQILTDGNKAIGVKAGGMDYLSDIVVSNADVTHTYGALIKSDKNKKWTAPKFDSIKYSMGTVVIYLGVKKKYPQLLHHTLILSPRYKELIDDIFDNNVLPDDFSMYLHVPTRTDPDMAPEGCESIYVLIPVTNMKANIDWKQMSRPFTNKVINFLEAEFDLVDLRKNIEVERTYTPLDFSLERNSYLGTPWGMEPVLLQTAYFRPHNKSEDFENLYLVGAGTHPGGGIPGVMLSAEATENCIIEDNK; this is encoded by the coding sequence ATGAAAAGAGTTACAGTTATTGGTTCGGGATTTGGCGGTTTGGCAATAGCGATAAGGTTACAGGCGAGAGGTTATGAAGTAACAATTATTGAAAAAAATGAGATGGTTGGCGGTCATGCATATCAGTTTAGCGAAAGTGGTTATACTTTTGATATGGGACCATCTCTTGTCACAGCTCCCGAAATTATCGAGCGTATTTTTAATGTTGCCGGTGAAAAGTCAGGTGACTATCTTGATTTTCAGGCATTAGACCCATTTTACAGGATTTATTTTCATGACAAAACCTATATAGATTACAATGGTGATGCCGTAAAAATGAAAGAACAAATGGCAAAATTCAATAGGAAAGATGCCGAAAAGTATGATGAGTTTATCGAAAATTCCAGAAAAATTTATGAGGAAGTAATTGTCAAAGGACTTGGAGCTGTTCCGTTTACAAACCTTTCTACAATGGCAAAATTTGTACCTAAAGCACTGAAAATCAAGGCATTTCATACAGCATTTGGGCTTGCTTCCAAGTATTTTGAGGATTTCCGGCATAAATTTATGTTTTCATTCCACCCACTGTTTATCGGAGGAAATCCATTTAGAGTTCCTGCTATATATCTGATGATTTCATACCTTGAAAAAAGCGGTGGTGTTTGGTTTACAAAAGGCGGAATGTATAGTCTCGTAACTGCCTTAAAAAATGTATTCGAGAAAATCGGTGGAAAGATAATTACTGGAACACCCGTAGAACAAATACTTACAGATGGCAATAAAGCAATTGGTGTAAAAGCAGGCGGGATGGATTATTTGTCTGATATAGTAGTTTCAAATGCCGACGTAACTCATACTTACGGAGCATTAATAAAATCTGATAAAAATAAAAAGTGGACTGCTCCAAAATTTGACAGTATAAAATATTCAATGGGTACCGTTGTAATTTATCTCGGAGTTAAAAAGAAATATCCCCAGCTTCTGCATCATACTCTGATACTATCACCAAGATATAAAGAACTGATTGACGATATATTTGATAATAATGTACTGCCTGATGATTTTTCAATGTACCTTCATGTTCCGACTCGTACCGACCCTGATATGGCTCCCGAAGGATGCGAAAGCATATATGTACTGATACCTGTTACGAATATGAAAGCCAATATTGATTGGAAGCAAATGTCAAGACCATTTACAAACAAAGTAATCAATTTTCTTGAAGCAGAGTTTGATTTAGTTGATTTAAGAAAAAATATTGAAGTCGAAAGAACATATACGCCGCTTGACTTTTCACTTGAAAGAAATTCATACTTAGGCACACCTTGGGGAATGGAACCTGTTCTATTACAAACAGCCTACTTCAGACCGCACAACAAAAGTGAAGATTTTGAGAATTTATATCTTGTTGGCGCCGGCACACATCCCGGAGGTGGCATTCCGGGTGTAATGCTATCAGCTGAAGCCACAGAAAATTGCATTATCGAAGACAATAAATGA
- a CDS encoding peptidylprolyl isomerase has translation MKLLFTSLLIVFYSIEFSFASEILQVCSDENPRYVISVSHGDNYLGEIEFESFPEVAPKHSANLDSLVSINFYDRTAFHRVIPNFMIQGGDPNSRDKDRSTWGFGDPSQTKVPAEFSNLNHIRGTISAARTNDPNSATSQFFICVVSTPWLDGQYSIYGQVLRGMDIADLIVNVPRDARDNPIQKVEMTIKKVDPSSVNSNVFNSGNIRIFPNPAKDYLNFQSEDQGRIINYVRISDINGKVYFHKEYALQNYLEDISISVSDFPSGVFYINFLDSEGKEFILRFVKN, from the coding sequence ATGAAACTTTTGTTTACTTCATTATTGATTGTATTTTATTCAATTGAGTTTAGCTTTGCAAGCGAAATTTTGCAAGTCTGTAGTGATGAAAACCCAAGATATGTTATATCAGTAAGCCATGGTGATAATTATTTGGGCGAGATTGAATTTGAGTCATTTCCCGAGGTTGCTCCAAAGCATAGCGCAAATCTCGACAGTCTTGTTTCAATAAATTTTTATGACAGAACTGCATTCCACAGGGTTATTCCGAATTTCATGATTCAGGGCGGTGACCCTAATTCCCGCGATAAAGATCGCAGTACATGGGGATTTGGCGACCCTTCTCAAACCAAAGTGCCGGCAGAATTCAGTAATCTAAATCACATTCGTGGTACAATTTCTGCAGCTAGAACAAATGACCCTAATAGTGCTACTTCCCAATTTTTTATATGTGTAGTTTCAACTCCATGGCTCGATGGTCAGTATTCAATTTATGGTCAGGTTTTAAGAGGAATGGACATTGCCGATTTGATAGTAAATGTACCGCGTGATGCAAGAGATAATCCTATTCAAAAGGTCGAAATGACAATCAAAAAAGTTGATCCGTCAAGTGTTAATTCTAATGTATTCAATTCCGGAAATATTAGAATTTTTCCAAATCCTGCAAAAGACTATTTGAATTTTCAATCTGAAGATCAGGGAAGAATAATCAATTATGTAAGAATATCTGATATAAACGGCAAGGTATATTTTCATAAAGAATACGCTTTGCAAAATTATTTAGAAGATATTTCCATTTCTGTTTCTGATTTCCCAAGCGGAGTATTTTATATTAATTTTTTGGATAGTGAAGGAAAGGAATTTATACTAAGATTTGTCAAAAATTAA
- a CDS encoding ABC transporter permease: MNGNDITWLGLGFGILSLLLPIAILIKYKTNLAKPTIIAFSRMLVQLAFLGLYLKYIFELDSIYLNILWIIIMMIAAGFSVTNRSELPLRSFLLPVTGAVLTNVLINATFFAILILGPEKTSSARYLIPIMGMVIGNTLTSSIVGIRSYINVVTKNEDEYKFNLMSGADFKEAQQDFIAFALRDALNPGIASTAVIGLIWLPGMMTGQILGGSDPLTAIKYQIVIITTIFVGSVITLLVAIHLIKRMTFDDYGNLNRNLINSGKNGSDR, translated from the coding sequence ATGAACGGAAATGATATTACATGGCTCGGTTTAGGTTTTGGAATATTGTCGCTGTTATTGCCAATTGCCATACTTATTAAGTATAAAACCAACCTTGCAAAGCCTACTATAATAGCCTTTTCAAGAATGTTAGTTCAGCTTGCATTTCTGGGGTTATATTTAAAATATATTTTTGAACTTGATTCAATTTATTTGAATATTCTTTGGATAATTATTATGATGATAGCTGCAGGTTTTTCAGTAACAAACAGAAGTGAGTTACCGCTCAGGTCATTCCTTCTGCCCGTAACTGGAGCAGTTCTGACTAATGTTCTAATCAATGCTACGTTCTTTGCAATATTAATTCTCGGTCCCGAAAAAACCTCATCTGCAAGATACCTCATTCCAATTATGGGAATGGTAATTGGTAATACACTGACTTCTTCTATTGTGGGAATAAGGTCATATATAAATGTTGTGACAAAAAATGAGGACGAATATAAATTCAATCTGATGAGCGGGGCTGATTTCAAAGAAGCTCAGCAGGATTTTATAGCTTTTGCTTTACGTGATGCTCTTAATCCCGGAATAGCCTCAACTGCTGTAATAGGATTGATTTGGCTACCCGGAATGATGACAGGACAAATTCTCGGAGGCAGCGACCCTTTGACAGCTATTAAATATCAAATTGTTATTATAACTACAATTTTTGTAGGAAGCGTAATAACCCTCTTAGTAGCAATACATCTAATCAAAAGAATGACTTTTGATGATTATGGAAATTTAAACCGTAATTTGATTAATTCAGGAAAAAATGGCTCAGATAGATGA
- a CDS encoding lysophospholipid acyltransferase family protein, producing MIYADHKKWADLVFKQYIYKLLKKSFYSISVIGEVPEVPLDAPLILAPNHSTWWDGFFVYLINRKYFDRKFFIMILEEQLEKYKFFTKLGGFSINKSSPKSIVKSLKYSAEILENYPHSVTTIFPQGELLPNFIKPLNFNRGIEKIVQYYGKKTYILPLSMRIEYLKEEKPSVFFKFGKLVEVIQNDDGLTNKLKHEVESGLETIGKKIIAGEFGNIIMHGKISVSDKSKKAFNIIKKS from the coding sequence ATGATTTACGCCGACCATAAGAAATGGGCTGATTTAGTATTTAAGCAATATATTTATAAGCTGCTTAAAAAGAGCTTTTATTCAATCAGCGTCATTGGTGAAGTGCCTGAAGTGCCTCTGGATGCACCTTTAATTCTGGCACCAAACCATTCAACATGGTGGGACGGATTCTTTGTTTATCTGATTAACAGAAAATATTTTGATAGAAAATTTTTCATTATGATACTCGAAGAACAACTTGAAAAATATAAATTCTTCACTAAATTAGGTGGCTTTTCGATAAATAAAAGTTCGCCTAAATCAATAGTGAAAAGCTTGAAATATTCAGCTGAAATTTTGGAGAATTACCCACATTCAGTTACAACTATTTTTCCGCAAGGCGAACTTTTACCCAATTTCATCAAACCTCTTAATTTCAATCGCGGAATCGAGAAAATAGTTCAGTATTATGGTAAAAAAACATATATCCTGCCGCTTTCGATGAGAATTGAATATCTGAAAGAAGAAAAACCGTCCGTATTTTTTAAATTCGGGAAATTAGTCGAAGTTATTCAGAATGATGATGGACTTACAAATAAATTAAAACACGAAGTTGAATCAGGACTTGAAACTATAGGCAAGAAAATTATAGCCGGAGAATTTGGAAATATTATAATGCATGGTAAAATATCCGTTAGCGACAAATCAAAAAAGGCGTTCAACATAATCAAAAAAAGCTAG
- a CDS encoding type II toxin-antitoxin system HicA family toxin yields the protein MNEKKILKKILSGSKNIAFDDFVKLIFSFGFFLDRENGSHHIFKRKGIIEMLNIQNVNGQVKPYQVKQFLTIIENYGLKMEETK from the coding sequence TTGAATGAAAAAAAGATACTAAAAAAAATTCTTTCCGGTTCAAAAAATATTGCGTTTGATGATTTTGTCAAGCTGATATTTTCTTTTGGCTTTTTTCTTGATAGAGAAAATGGAAGTCATCATATTTTTAAGAGAAAAGGAATTATAGAGATGCTTAACATTCAAAATGTAAATGGTCAAGTAAAACCATATCAAGTTAAACAATTTTTGACAATTATTGAAAATTACGGTCTAAAAATGGAGGAGACGAAATGA
- a CDS encoding ATP-binding cassette domain-containing protein: MKPLIEFVNINKKFGDRTIYNPPLNFAINSGDKFGISGNSGAGKSTALNLIMGFVEPDEGEIYIDNNPNNPAIINNFRKKCFWIPQSFNFLKGIKVIEAIEKPFNFEINKSIKPDQNKILEFMEKVKLNSKLLESDINELSGGERQRICTVIAMLLDRDIIILDEPTSNLDMEISDGIIDMFFGSGKTIIISTHDKSIYDKCNIVIRL, encoded by the coding sequence ATGAAACCATTGATTGAATTTGTAAATATTAATAAAAAATTTGGCGACAGGACGATATATAATCCTCCTTTGAATTTTGCAATTAATTCAGGTGATAAATTTGGAATTTCAGGGAATTCAGGGGCAGGAAAATCAACTGCTTTAAATTTAATTATGGGTTTTGTTGAGCCTGATGAAGGAGAAATATATATTGATAATAACCCGAATAATCCGGCTATTATAAATAATTTCCGAAAAAAATGCTTTTGGATTCCTCAAAGTTTTAATTTTCTAAAAGGCATAAAAGTAATTGAAGCAATTGAAAAGCCATTTAATTTTGAAATAAATAAAAGTATCAAGCCCGATCAAAATAAAATTCTTGAATTTATGGAGAAGGTTAAGCTCAACAGCAAACTGCTCGAAAGTGATATTAACGAGTTATCAGGAGGTGAAAGACAAAGAATATGTACCGTGATAGCTATGCTACTTGACAGGGATATTATAATTCTTGATGAGCCAACATCTAATTTGGATATGGAGATAAGCGACGGAATTATTGATATGTTTTTTGGTTCGGGAAAAACAATTATTATCTCTACCCACGATAAATCAATATATGATAAGTGCAATATTGTCATAAGGTTGTAA
- a CDS encoding PQQ-dependent sugar dehydrogenase, whose product MKTSIIILSIILLNMASIFSQTELQTREVAGNFRTVWEVLWGSDNHLWITERFGRISRLNPQTGETYPLITIADVFENGERGLLGMDLHPDFENNPYVYVAYNYGSTNQNTRVRIVRYTYNGSSLSEPLILLDDIKGWWNHNGARIRIDNELKLWFTMGDAADISLPQKTDNVNGKLCRMNLDGSVPDDNPFPGSYVWSYGHRNQQGLVLVGDNIYTSEHGASVHDEINLIHKGRNYGWPNVEGFCETASEKIFCEQNNVVEPILSLYPNYTLAIAGMDYYNHDLIPEWKNSLLITALKTELVVIAKLNEAGDKVIESFEMFKNQFGRLRDICVSPDGRVYIATSNQDGRGSNTFRNTMDKIIEISPKGSSSIFDDTENFIISPNPTSDYITISFSNKGLQPFVADKVQIFDMLGMEVISTPSASQPPTGEGNLRIDVSHLPAGVYFIKINCSNGACSTIEKFVKQL is encoded by the coding sequence ATGAAAACATCCATAATCATTCTTTCGATAATTTTGCTTAATATGGCATCAATATTTTCACAAACCGAACTTCAAACCCGCGAAGTTGCCGGAAATTTTCGTACAGTATGGGAAGTTCTATGGGGTTCTGACAATCACTTATGGATTACAGAGAGATTCGGCAGGATAAGCAGATTAAATCCTCAAACAGGCGAAACATATCCACTGATAACTATAGCAGATGTTTTTGAAAATGGCGAAAGAGGATTGCTTGGAATGGACTTACATCCGGATTTCGAGAATAATCCTTATGTATATGTCGCTTATAACTATGGCTCAACGAATCAAAATACCAGAGTCAGAATCGTAAGATATACATACAATGGTTCGTCACTTTCAGAGCCATTGATACTTCTTGATGATATTAAAGGATGGTGGAATCACAATGGAGCCAGAATCAGAATTGACAATGAATTGAAATTATGGTTTACAATGGGCGATGCCGCTGACATTTCATTACCACAAAAAACAGATAATGTCAATGGTAAACTTTGCCGAATGAATCTGGACGGATCAGTTCCTGACGATAATCCTTTTCCGGGAAGCTACGTCTGGAGCTATGGGCACAGAAATCAGCAGGGACTTGTACTTGTTGGAGATAATATTTATACTTCTGAGCACGGAGCATCAGTTCATGACGAAATTAATCTCATTCATAAAGGAAGAAATTATGGCTGGCCTAATGTCGAGGGATTTTGTGAAACTGCATCCGAAAAAATATTCTGTGAACAAAATAATGTTGTTGAACCTATTCTTTCACTTTATCCAAATTATACATTAGCTATAGCAGGAATGGATTATTACAATCATGATTTAATACCTGAATGGAAAAATTCTCTGCTAATTACAGCATTAAAAACCGAACTTGTAGTCATTGCCAAGCTAAATGAAGCAGGTGATAAAGTAATCGAAAGCTTTGAAATGTTCAAAAATCAGTTTGGACGTTTGCGTGATATATGCGTCTCACCCGATGGCAGAGTTTATATTGCTACAAGCAATCAGGACGGACGTGGCTCAAATACTTTTAGAAATACTATGGATAAAATCATAGAAATCTCCCCAAAGGGTAGTAGTTCCATTTTTGATGATACTGAGAATTTCATTATATCACCTAACCCGACGAGCGATTATATAACAATATCATTCAGCAACAAAGGGCTTCAGCCCTTTGTTGCAGATAAAGTGCAAATATTTGATATGCTTGGAATGGAAGTCATATCCACCCCGTCTGCTTCGCAGCCACCCACGGGTGAGGGGAATTTAAGAATTGATGTTTCGCATTTGCCCGCAGGAGTGTATTTTATAAAAATAAATTGTAGCAATGGAGCTTGCTCAACGATAGAGAAATTTGTGAAACAATTGTAG